In one Mycobacteriales bacterium genomic region, the following are encoded:
- a CDS encoding PD-(D/E)XK nuclease family protein, which produces MSTVDLAAPEVGPTVEEPAWSLSPSRALDFKNCALLYRFRVIDKLPEPPSIDAARGTVIHAVLEKLFDLAAEQRTIHAALELTEPQWRELLADDEELAALVAEAPGGLPALLQSTGELLDSYFALEDPRRLEPAEREVLVEMALPSGVHLKGFVDRLDRSAAGDLRVVDYKSGKSPHEAYEGKALFQLRFYALVLWRSTGVLPRLLRLYYLSDREILDYAPDAADLEALERQVEAIAAAIVRARETGDWRYKQSKLCDWCAHQAICPAFGGTPPPLPEQVELPDAVDR; this is translated from the coding sequence ATGTCCACCGTCGACCTGGCCGCACCGGAGGTTGGTCCGACGGTTGAGGAGCCGGCCTGGTCGCTCTCGCCGTCGCGCGCCCTCGACTTCAAGAACTGCGCGCTGCTCTACCGCTTCCGTGTCATCGACAAGCTCCCGGAGCCACCGAGCATCGATGCCGCTCGCGGCACGGTGATCCATGCGGTGCTGGAGAAGCTGTTCGACCTGGCCGCCGAGCAGCGCACCATTCATGCCGCACTCGAGCTGACCGAGCCGCAGTGGCGGGAGCTGCTCGCCGACGACGAGGAGCTGGCCGCGCTCGTTGCCGAGGCCCCGGGCGGGCTCCCTGCACTGCTGCAGTCGACCGGTGAGCTGCTCGACAGCTACTTCGCGCTGGAAGACCCCCGCCGGCTGGAGCCGGCCGAGCGGGAGGTTCTGGTCGAGATGGCCCTGCCGTCCGGGGTGCACCTCAAAGGCTTCGTCGACCGGCTGGACCGATCCGCGGCCGGAGACCTTCGGGTCGTCGACTACAAGAGCGGCAAGTCGCCGCACGAGGCCTATGAGGGCAAGGCGCTGTTCCAGCTCCGGTTCTACGCGCTGGTCCTCTGGCGGTCGACCGGCGTGCTGCCCCGGCTGCTACGGCTGTACTACCTCAGCGACCGCGAGATCCTCGACTACGCCCCGGACGCGGCCGACCTCGAGGCCCTGGAGCGACAGGTCGAAGCGATCGCCGCCGCCATCGTGCGGGCGCGGGAGACCGGCGACTGGCGGTACAAGCAGAGCAAGCTGTGCGACTGGTGCGCGCACCAGGCGATCTGTCCGGCGTTCGGCGGCACGCCGCCGCCACTCCCCGAGCAGGTGGAGCTTCCCGACGCGGTGGATCGCTAG
- a CDS encoding site-2 protease family protein has translation MAAAPSGSASPDPDAKDPAQTPTPSTGWVGGIPAGRIFGVPLVVSPAWVLLVIAGMLIVPAGLRQHIKGLSTTGSVVAALGLILLIYGAVLAHEASHVIVAKTLNLKVGRVVLQLLGAQSEVLDEPQTPGRAFVIAAAGPMTSVFLAGIGAVVGARFATDSVGWVLAWSVAWINGLVAAFNLLPGLPLDGGQMLRAAIWHLTGDKLRALLIAGWIGRGVALALGVVGFVAPSVFASDSTFGALYLCFIAVFVWSNASISIAQARVGAAVPTLSVSKFVRPALTVEAQLPLAEAVRRARDIGARALVVVDGRDRWAGIVSEAAVQATPVERQPWMTVSDLARPVEAGLVLSANLGGEDLMTAIQRTPATEYLVADSDGLLRGVLARADLVAALRAAGIR, from the coding sequence GTGGCCGCAGCGCCTTCGGGCAGCGCGTCGCCGGACCCGGACGCCAAGGATCCGGCGCAGACACCCACGCCGTCGACCGGGTGGGTCGGCGGCATACCCGCGGGGCGGATCTTCGGCGTACCGCTGGTGGTGTCGCCGGCCTGGGTCCTGCTGGTCATCGCAGGCATGCTGATCGTCCCCGCCGGGCTTCGCCAGCACATCAAGGGACTGAGCACCACCGGCAGCGTGGTCGCCGCGCTCGGCCTGATCCTGCTGATCTACGGCGCCGTTCTGGCGCACGAGGCGAGCCACGTCATCGTCGCGAAGACCCTCAACCTGAAGGTCGGACGGGTCGTGCTGCAGCTGCTCGGCGCGCAGTCGGAGGTGCTCGACGAGCCACAGACCCCGGGCCGGGCCTTCGTGATTGCGGCCGCCGGCCCGATGACCTCGGTGTTCCTGGCCGGGATCGGCGCCGTGGTCGGTGCGCGGTTCGCGACGGACTCCGTCGGCTGGGTGCTTGCGTGGTCCGTGGCGTGGATCAACGGTCTGGTCGCTGCTTTCAACCTGCTGCCCGGGCTTCCGCTGGACGGCGGCCAGATGCTGCGTGCCGCGATCTGGCACCTCACGGGCGACAAGCTCCGGGCGCTGCTCATCGCCGGATGGATCGGACGCGGCGTCGCACTCGCGCTCGGCGTCGTCGGCTTCGTCGCTCCGAGCGTCTTCGCGAGCGACTCGACCTTCGGCGCGCTGTACCTCTGCTTCATCGCCGTCTTCGTCTGGTCGAACGCTTCGATCTCGATCGCCCAGGCGCGGGTCGGGGCCGCGGTCCCCACGCTCTCGGTAAGCAAGTTCGTCCGGCCGGCACTCACCGTCGAGGCGCAGCTTCCGCTGGCCGAGGCGGTCCGGCGGGCCCGTGACATCGGTGCGCGCGCCTTGGTCGTTGTCGACGGCCGGGACCGCTGGGCGGGCATCGTCTCCGAGGCGGCGGTCCAGGCGACGCCGGTCGAGCGCCAGCCGTGGATGACGGTCAGCGACCTGGCCCGCCCGGTCGAGGCCGGCCTCGTGCTCTCGGCAAACCTCGGTGGCGAGGACCTGATGACCGCGATCCAGCGCACACCGGCGACGGAGTATCTGGTCGCTGACTCCGACGGCCTGCTTCGCGGCGTGCTCGCGCGAGCCGACCTGGTCGCAGCGCTGCGGGCCGCCGGCATCCGCTAG
- a CDS encoding prolyl oligopeptidase family serine peptidase has translation MSAAGPPELPITRRDDVVDDWHGEKVPDPYRWLEDTYATDTAEWVAAQNAVTSEFLAPLASRAEISDQLARVWEHTHYTAPYHHARRWFFTRHDAGTDQPVLRVADDPTGEGTVLIDPNPLSADGTVAISVWNVSLDGGRVVYCLSSAGSDWQTWRVRDVATATDLDDVVEWSKFCGACWLPDASGFFYTSLDAPVEGQEFLATNQGRRLMLHRVGTAQSTDELIFVNDDPHWEPDPWVTADGRWLLIVITRGTDREAIIRVLDLTDPDARIRDLLPEPDNDARVVGSDGAIFYVLTDADAPTKRLVAIDLDDPDPARWREVIPEGPDVIVDVVRAGGRFVAHVLRDASSRLQVWSAGGQHERDVDLPPFVTVTELAADNDLDQLHIGVSSFTDPGSVLACDVTTGGVRVIRNGSIDKDGAQVVVERASARSTDGTEVPMFLVRRAGLEPSGDVPAMLYGYGGFDIPLTPTFNAGWFVWVERGGLLAVANLRGGGEFGKDWYDAGRLAHKQNVFDDFAGCARWLASSGWSRPGRIVINGGSNGGLLVGAVLTQHPELVGAAVPEVGVLDMLRFAKFTIGWAWIGDFGDPDDPEQYRWVRAYSPLHAIRAGAGYPPTLVMTADHDDRVVPGHSFKFAAALQDAQGGPAPVLIRVETAGGHGHGLPVHKQIAARADMLAFCEAVLG, from the coding sequence GTGAGCGCCGCCGGCCCGCCCGAGCTCCCGATCACTCGTCGTGACGACGTCGTCGACGACTGGCACGGCGAGAAGGTGCCCGATCCCTATCGCTGGCTGGAGGACACCTACGCGACGGACACGGCCGAGTGGGTTGCCGCCCAGAACGCCGTCACCTCGGAGTTCCTCGCCCCGCTCGCGAGCCGGGCCGAGATCAGCGACCAGCTGGCGCGGGTGTGGGAGCACACGCACTACACCGCGCCCTACCACCACGCCCGGCGCTGGTTCTTCACCCGGCACGATGCCGGCACCGATCAGCCGGTCCTTCGGGTTGCTGATGATCCGACGGGTGAAGGAACCGTGCTGATCGATCCGAACCCGCTGTCCGCCGATGGCACCGTGGCGATCTCGGTCTGGAACGTCAGCCTCGACGGCGGGCGGGTGGTCTACTGCCTGAGCAGCGCGGGATCCGACTGGCAGACCTGGCGAGTCCGCGACGTGGCCACCGCGACTGACCTGGACGACGTCGTCGAATGGTCGAAGTTCTGTGGCGCCTGCTGGCTGCCGGACGCGTCCGGGTTCTTCTATACCTCGCTGGACGCCCCGGTGGAGGGTCAGGAGTTTCTCGCCACCAACCAGGGCCGCCGGCTGATGCTGCACCGGGTGGGGACGGCGCAGTCCACGGACGAGCTGATCTTCGTCAACGACGACCCGCACTGGGAACCGGATCCCTGGGTCACCGCCGACGGCCGGTGGCTGTTGATCGTGATCACTCGCGGCACCGATCGCGAGGCGATCATCCGCGTTCTCGACCTCACGGATCCCGATGCGCGGATTCGCGACCTGTTGCCCGAACCGGACAACGATGCTCGCGTCGTCGGCAGCGACGGCGCGATCTTCTATGTACTAACCGACGCGGACGCGCCGACCAAGCGGTTGGTCGCGATTGACCTCGACGACCCGGACCCCGCGCGCTGGCGCGAGGTCATCCCGGAGGGTCCGGACGTCATCGTCGACGTGGTCAGGGCGGGCGGGCGGTTCGTCGCGCACGTGCTGCGGGACGCGAGCTCCCGGCTACAGGTCTGGTCGGCCGGCGGGCAGCACGAACGTGACGTCGATCTGCCGCCCTTCGTCACCGTGACCGAGCTCGCCGCGGACAACGACCTCGACCAGCTCCACATCGGCGTCAGTTCGTTCACCGATCCGGGTTCCGTCCTTGCCTGCGACGTCACGACCGGCGGCGTTCGGGTCATTCGCAACGGTTCGATCGACAAGGATGGTGCGCAGGTCGTGGTCGAGCGCGCGAGCGCGCGGTCGACCGACGGCACCGAGGTGCCGATGTTCCTCGTCCGGCGGGCCGGCCTCGAGCCCTCCGGAGACGTGCCCGCGATGCTCTACGGCTATGGCGGCTTCGACATCCCGCTCACGCCGACGTTCAACGCCGGCTGGTTCGTCTGGGTCGAACGCGGCGGCCTGCTCGCGGTAGCGAACCTGCGCGGCGGCGGAGAGTTCGGCAAGGACTGGTACGACGCCGGCCGGCTCGCGCACAAGCAGAACGTGTTCGACGACTTCGCCGGCTGCGCCCGCTGGCTGGCGTCCTCCGGCTGGTCGCGGCCGGGCCGGATCGTGATCAACGGCGGGTCGAACGGCGGGCTGCTGGTCGGCGCCGTGCTCACCCAGCATCCCGAGCTGGTGGGTGCCGCCGTACCCGAGGTGGGCGTGCTCGACATGTTGCGGTTCGCGAAGTTCACCATCGGCTGGGCCTGGATCGGTGACTTCGGCGATCCCGACGACCCGGAGCAGTACCGCTGGGTCCGCGCGTACTCGCCGCTGCACGCGATCCGGGCCGGCGCCGGATACCCGCCGACCTTGGTGATGACCGCCGATCATGACGACCGGGTGGTGCCCGGGCACTCGTTCAAGTTCGCTGCCGCGCTGCAGGATGCCCAGGGCGGGCCGGCTCCGGTGTTGATCCGCGTCGAGACCGCGGGCGGCCACGGCCACGGGCTCCCGGTGCACAAGCAGATCGCCGCCCGCGCCGACATGCTGGCCTTTTGCGAAGCGGTGCTCGGCTAG